The Brevibacillus brevis genome contains a region encoding:
- a CDS encoding spore coat protein: MKAEYLGKAEGATSKLPVPEIQPVLQSFIQSPVPPFPVTPRTTVQQFNDREIATAYLLTLKRAGREYAWAAMEMSHPEIRSFLEDAFRMSSHHAYDVWQWMVKKGFYPLESASQTTTNILGGMYQVVQEQVTVPVQ; the protein is encoded by the coding sequence ATGAAGGCCGAGTATTTGGGTAAAGCCGAGGGTGCAACGTCAAAGTTACCTGTGCCTGAGATCCAGCCAGTCCTGCAGTCGTTCATACAATCCCCGGTGCCCCCTTTTCCAGTTACTCCCAGAACGACAGTTCAACAATTTAATGACCGGGAAATCGCTACCGCTTATTTACTGACACTGAAACGGGCAGGCAGAGAATATGCGTGGGCAGCAATGGAGATGAGTCATCCGGAGATTAGAAGCTTTTTAGAGGATGCTTTTCGTATGAGTTCTCATCATGCCTATGACGTCTGGCAATGGATGGTAAAAAAGGGGTTCTACCCATTGGAATCTGCGTCGCAAACAACGACTAACATTCTTGGTGGAATGTATCAGGTCGTCCAAGAACAGGTCACCGTACCTGTACAATAA
- a CDS encoding flavin monoamine oxidase family protein, with the protein MANTSTLSEAQMLTLIKHGLPKTSTPKHIVIVGAGMAGLVSATLLKDAGHHVTILEASDRIGGRVFTLRSPFYDDQYIEAGAMRIPSSHQLTMEYVSKFQLPLNEFLNLTPNDLLYVNGVRSRRWVYEQDPDILRFPLAPHERGKTADELAQLAVKPVIDFINQDPERHWPIIIKKFDKYSMELFLRNNPVGPSLSAAAVNMINVMSGFEGFPELSFLEILRDFILFTPTTRFYEISGGFDKLPHAFLPQLQENIHCNCKMTKIIQYDNHVTIAGEQTQNFESFQVTADLAIITVPFTVLQFVEVEPFHSFSYHKRLAIRQLHYVASTKIGIQFSRRFWEENGVYGGQSVTDLPIRLSYYPSHNFKSESGVVLASYTWEDDALPWISMSKEEQVMKALKIMADIHGDVVYKTFVTGVAHNWSLDPFSAGAFTLFKPFQETYLSPYIATPEGRVHFAGEHASDFHGWIQGAIQSAIRVAYEINEIPTHCSFRT; encoded by the coding sequence ACACTATCTGAAGCTCAAATGCTTACTCTAATTAAACATGGGCTACCCAAAACTTCTACTCCAAAACACATCGTTATCGTCGGCGCGGGTATGGCAGGACTGGTTTCAGCCACACTGCTTAAAGACGCGGGACATCACGTAACAATCCTAGAAGCCTCCGACCGGATTGGAGGGAGAGTCTTCACACTTCGTTCCCCTTTTTATGATGATCAGTACATAGAGGCTGGTGCTATGCGGATTCCCAGCAGCCATCAATTAACGATGGAATACGTTTCGAAATTTCAGCTACCTCTCAATGAATTTTTAAACCTGACACCGAATGATTTGTTGTATGTGAATGGAGTAAGGTCACGTCGATGGGTATATGAACAAGATCCCGACATCCTTCGCTTTCCGTTAGCACCGCATGAAAGAGGTAAGACTGCTGACGAATTAGCCCAACTTGCAGTCAAGCCGGTCATAGATTTTATAAATCAAGACCCTGAAAGGCATTGGCCCATCATAATCAAAAAGTTTGATAAATATTCGATGGAACTTTTTTTGCGTAACAACCCTGTGGGCCCATCATTGTCCGCTGCTGCCGTCAATATGATCAATGTCATGTCTGGTTTTGAAGGTTTTCCCGAACTTTCTTTCCTTGAAATTTTGCGCGACTTCATCCTCTTCACACCCACTACCCGGTTTTATGAAATATCAGGCGGGTTTGACAAATTGCCTCATGCATTCCTACCACAATTACAAGAGAATATACACTGCAATTGTAAGATGACCAAAATCATCCAGTACGACAACCATGTTACAATCGCTGGCGAACAGACTCAAAACTTTGAGTCATTTCAAGTAACGGCAGACCTTGCAATTATTACCGTTCCTTTTACTGTGCTTCAATTTGTCGAAGTAGAACCCTTCCATTCGTTTTCTTATCATAAACGGCTCGCCATTCGCCAGCTTCATTATGTCGCTTCAACGAAAATAGGCATCCAATTTTCACGCAGATTCTGGGAAGAAAATGGGGTGTATGGTGGCCAAAGTGTTACTGACTTGCCTATTCGCCTTTCTTACTACCCCAGTCATAATTTTAAAAGTGAAAGTGGAGTTGTTTTAGCTAGTTATACATGGGAAGATGATGCGCTACCTTGGATTAGCATGTCAAAGGAAGAGCAAGTGATGAAGGCTCTCAAGATCATGGCTGACATACACGGTGACGTAGTCTACAAGACATTTGTCACTGGAGTCGCACATAATTGGTCGTTAGATCCATTTTCCGCAGGAGCCTTTACCTTGTTTAAACCATTTCAAGAAACTTATTTATCTCCATACATTGCAACACCTGAGGGAAGAGTTCACTTCGCTGGTGAACATGCTTCTGATTTTCACGGATGGATTCAGGGAGCAATACAATCTGCCATCCGTGTGGCGTATGAGATCAACGAAATACCGACTCACTGTTCCTTCAGAACTTAA